AAAGTTAGGAGCGGTGCGATTGTCGCCTTCAATATCCACACACAGAGAGTTCTAGAATCGTGTACCTACTGGACACCGTCCACACTGCAGGCAACAACCAAACTTCAATATTGAAGACTAGACACGTGGTAGCAAGCAAGTAGCGGATAGAATAATATCTTTGAACGAGTCTCGTCACTCGTGATGTTTTACCTCTCGTTAACGAGTTTATCAGTGAAAGGGTTACGCGGCTGTCGCTTCATAATGTCAGATTCGGCCTCCTCGTAAGCCAGGGAAATGGCGGGCACCTACACAAACACTAGCGATGTGAGCGCGGGCGAGCagacgcgccgcccgccgcccggtGCTCACGCACTCGCACGAAAGCGTGGTGCATCATGTCACATGTGTACAACATCGAACATATAGCGACAAGTGCGACCATACGCCCTCACACCGCCCTCACACCGCGTCTCCTGCCGGGCTCAGTAGCGTATGCTCGCAACAAGTCACGCTTAAAactatcacaaaaataaaattaacacaaaaaatgtaGATCATGAGATGACTTCAGTTGTGGCAGACGGGACAACTCTTTgtaacttaaaaatacaaaatgaaccGTATGGTTTATGGGTGAtggtatgtttttaaaaataaatcacaatgtTCTATGACTTCATCGAATTGATGGTGATGGGGTGAAATGACTGTGGTAACATCAGTGTGTTGTGTCTGTCTAACTGTAGGACATTATGTGAACCTTTTCTGCGTCACATACTTGCCGCCTCGGGCTTATAAACAATGGCTAGTAGTTTTAGGATGTCAGCAAGATGTTAGTTGTTTATAAGGTCGAACACATCTACGAATCATCCCCTCATTCCTAATGTACATACTTCCAGCAAGCAGTCGGAGACACGGTATGACATACGTGTTAGTAGACATGTACCCTATTAGCTTGTCTGCTTGTTTTAGTAGAATCATGCATGACTCTACATTTTTATAACACTGTAACACAATTTGGTTATTTGCATAATCGTATCATAGTAAGTTTTTACACGACTGGaattttcagcaaaatattttagagGGCAATTTGATCTTTACGGTTATGCAAATAAAGTACACATTAGAAAAACACCCACTCGTCACGATATCGAGACAACAGCGACGTTATTAGCTGAAAACCAGTTAGTAGTCATTATATGGCAACAtaacattatgtaggtaatcaCTTAATAAAGACCTCTCATTGACTAGTTTGTCGCAAAATGGGTTCCTAGGCGGACGTTTCATAATGTCCGCTTCAGCCGCCTCGTAGGCCAACGCGATCGCTGGCACCTAAGTCaatcacttatttaaaataaacaataataccaGCTCCAGTCAACTTCAGCTgaaatacttaagtaaaataCTATCTATAGAAAATAAGTGTATTTCACAGATCCTGTTCGTTTtgccaattttaattataaattttaattttgaggaATTTTCTGTTCCGATGAACAAGTGCTGTGAAATATCATTATTCGTTACATAAGTTTACAAATTGTTATGTTGTATGCTACATTGTTAGAGCACATTTagtctattattataaatcCGATTTAGAATCGGTTAACTTTGTATACATTTCTCATTTGATGTAATAAACCAAGTGCGTCCACTCTCTGACAATGTAGCAAACTCTAAATAGACCATAACGCTCTTGAAATAAGGTCGAACTTACCATGTCAGTTCCAAGATCGATGCAAAGGATGGTAACAGTGCCCAAGGGCAGTGGGATATCGCACAGGATGAAAGCAAGGAAGGGTGAGATCTCAGGGATGTTGGAGGTCAGGGTGTACGCAATAGATTTCTTCAAGTTATCGAAGATCAGGCGGCCTTCCTCAACACCAGTTACGATTGAAGCGAAGTTGTCATCGAGCAGGATCATGTCAGCAGcctataagaaaaaaaaaatgtcatccCCACTCAattacctaaaataataaaattaaaaaactccAGTGTTGCCACATACCTGCTTAGACACATCAGATCCAGCGATACCCATGGCAACACCGATGTCGGCTTTCTTCAGGGCGGGGGAGTCGTTTACACCATCACCAGTTACGGCGACAATGGCACCAAGGCGCTGGCAACCTTCCACGATGATCAGCTTCTGTTGCGGGGAGGTACGGGCGAATACGATTTCCGTGTGGTACCTGATTGATAAAATCATATAGAACATTATGTATCTGTTTATATTGCTTTAGATGTCATTTATTGAGTAAAAAGTGACTTCTTACTTCAAAATCTCATCAAGTTGGTCAGAGTTCAGTTCCCTAAGCTCAGTTCCGTGGACAACGGCAGCCTTAGCCTCACGTGGGTTCACTTCAGATACGGGAATGTTGAGCCGGGCAGCAATGTCTTCGACGGTCTCGTTGCCTTCAGAAATAATTCCTACAGACTTGGCAATAGCCTTGGCAGTGATAGGGTGGTCACCAGTGACCATGATAACCTGGAAACAGATGATAGTTATGAGGAGTTCAAGATTAGGAAATAGTGTGAAAATGATGTACGAGTCTTTGATGTGAGACGTACCTTGATACCGGCAGATCGGCACTTGGCAACGGCGTCAGGCACGGCAGCGCGGGGAGGGTCAATCATACTCATCAGTCCGACGAAGCGAAGGTTGTCCAATGGGAAGTTAGGGTCGTCAGTGTTGAACTTGTAGCCGATGGGGTACTTGTCAGAGGGCAGCTGAAGATCGCAGAAACCGAGCACACGTTCGCCAAGACCTCCGAGTTCCAAGTAAGCGTTGTTGAAGGCTTCCTTCATTTCTTCGTCCAATACCTGTgacaaataataatagtattagAATTTGCGATCAGATTTAATGCTGTATATTTCTTTAGGGGAAATATAGTACCTTTTCCTTTCCACCAATGAAAATAGTGCTGCAACGTTCCAGAATCCTTTCAGGGGCTCCCTTCATCACAAGCAGATGGCGAGGGTCGCTGGGGTCATCGCTCTCGTGAATCGACACCTGGTACTTGTTGGTAGAGTTGAAGGGAATCTCACAAGCCTTCTTGTTGCGCTTCCTGATAGACAAGACATCACCAAGAGCCAGTTCCATACATTTGAGCAGAGCAGCCTCTGAAGCATCGCCGGCAACTTCCTTCTTCAGAATTGGGACACCATCCTGACCGCCCTTGAATTCAGCTCGGTTGCAAAGAGTAGCGATTTTGGCGAGGGCCTTGAATCCGGGGCTGGTGCGGTCTGAGAAGAAAAGGAACATTAGTAAGGGCTTATTACTAATGATAAACTCAAATAAGTAACTGCTGAACATGGTGAATTACCATATTGAACTCCAGATTGATCTTCGGTGGTGTCAGCTTCAATGATCTGGTTATCGAACCACATGTGGGCGACAGTCATCCTGTTCTGTGTCAGGGTTCCAGTCTTGTCGGAGCAGATGGTCGACGTGGATCCGAGGGTCTCGACGGCCTCCAGATTCTTGACCAGGCAGTTCTTGGAAGCCATCCGCTTGGCAGTCAGGGTCAAGCATACAGTTACGGTGGCTAACAGACCTTCTGGTACGTTGGCTACGATGATACCTGGAGGAAAGAcggatatttttaaacaatgcaCTTACATAGCAACAATATCAAATGGATTAAGTTTTAGGTAATTTACACTTACCAATAAGGAAGATGACAGCGTCCAGCCAGTGGTAGCCGAGGATGAAGGCAATGACGAAGAAAGTGACTCCGAGGAACACAGCCACGCCGGTGATCAAGTGGATGAAGTGGTGGATTTCCTTGGCAATGGGGGTCTCTCCAGTGTCCAAGCCCGAAGCCAAGCCAGCGATACGACCCATCACCTATTGGAAAGTAAATACATTTATGTTTAAGGCGTTTGTGTTTGTGTGATGCTTCTCCTTTAATCTTCTCATAACTAGAGGTTAACTAATCGCGTTATACGAAGTCTCttgttttcttcattttcaCAACTTACCGTATTGTCACCACAGCAGATAACAACGCCCTTCGCCGTGCCTTCAACCGCGTTGGTAGAGAAGAATGCCAAGTTCTTGGTTTCCAGAGGATTTTCATGAGTAAATTCGGAGCCACGGGACTGAGGTTCAGATTCGCCAGTTAAACTTGAGTTGTCTACTTTGAAGCCTCGCGCCTCGATGATACGGATGTCAGCTGGGATGCGGTCACCGAATTTCACCTGAAGATTTTACACATAAGTTATTAAAGGTACATGCTTAAATGAATTAACatatgtttatacatattttctgtGACGAACTACTTACCTCAACAATGTCACCGAGCACCAAGTCTTCAGCGCGGAGCGTTAACTTTTCACCCTCACGAATGACGGTAGCGAACTGAGGTACCATGTTCTTGAATGATTCCATGATCTTCGAAGACTTGCTTTCCTGGTAGTATGAGAAGATGCCCGTAACAATGACTACAGCCGCCAACACGATGCCGAGGTACAGGTTGTCATCCGCAGGTTCTTCGACGGTACTCGCCTGGGGGATTCAAAGAGTCAGGGTCAGTTGGACTGCTTCtacacttaaatatttaagtttagcCAGCATCATCACAACGCACTGCTACTGACCTGGATTCCGTAGGCAATAAAGCAAAGAATAGCACCAATCCACAGTAATAATGCGAAGCCACCGAACagatttttacaaaacttcaCCCATTCGGGCGTCTGTTTGGGTGGCGTGAGTGCGTTTGGACCATCTCGTTCAAGGTTCTCTTTCGCTTTCGCGTGACTAAGGCCCTGAAagaagaataaattattaagtacaCCTCAATGAtagatttatataaaagtaattgaTTGTCTATAGCCTTACATTCTCTGGATGTGTCTGAAATCTTTGGTAGAGCTCTTCGGGTGTTACTTTGTGAAAATCGATGTCCAACTCCTGTTTGAGATCATCTAAGTCTCCTGCTTTCCGTTTTTTCGCGGGGGGTTTCCGGCGTGTCTGTAATTTCACATCGGAAACATATTAGTAAGTGACAAAGGCAAATCACGGTTCTATATTAAAACACATTATCAACAGACCAGTTATTCGCTTATCTTATACAAGCGAAATgatgaaaatacaaaatgcaatgcgaaataaaaatgcattgaaAACCATGCAATACTTTATGTTGACAGCTGCTTGTCTTGCGACTGCTGGCGTCATTGGTCACTTAGCAAGATTAAAATGAAAGatggaaatgtaaataaaaaccttgTACTGTCCGTCAGCGGTTCTATTATCATCCTTAATGGGTCCGATGGTGGCGACGCGGTACGAGTCGGTACGGCCATGCTGTAAACACAACTAGGGGCTAGACACATTCTACTAGGCGGCCCTATGGGCCATGCACTCATGATGTATGGGTGGCAGTGAAGAGCAACGATATCGCATGGATCCTCCTTAAAAAATCACATGAGATGCATGAAGAACAAAGTAAGATGCATGCAATATCGATGCTCAAGAataaaacatatgtatgtataagaaaaatattaaagtatctGGATACTGATCTTCAATGAATAAACAAGAAGCAATCCAGTCACtttgatcaaaataaaaaataatgcatgTTGATGTTAAAACAAGACAAAGGTAGCGCTAATCCAAATTGCATCTAAGTATGATTGTGCTAAACTATGATGTAATATACTACAATTTGTAAGGGTGTGTGGGGAAAAATTCAATTACGTATTCATTTGAAAAGCGTTCAATTGCAAAGCATTACACAGCAACAGAGCGTATGAGGCATAACCTTGCCAACCGAGTACTCTATAGAGCTAGGGACCAACGGCTCAATGGCGCTCAATTGGTCTGAACTAGTTGCGCGTGCGAACCTGAGCGTATGTAAGGACACCGCACAGGCGAACACCTCTACGCTTGGACGACTTCACACATAGAACCTCAAGCACCAAAGTATAATACTAGACATATTATACTTCAACTGAATACTCACATTATCCATAGTGTTCGAGATTATTTATACTTCAGGGAATACGTCCTATCGTCAGTGTCTGTTATTGTTAACTGTCCAACTAGTCACGCTATAATGGACGAGCTCAAAGTTAAAATTGCCTGGATATGGGTTCTTACGTAACAAACGAGTGCGCTATATGCGCTAAAGGGGAGTAATGTCACAAAGTCTAAATGCGTCCCCGGTGCCGTAAACAAGCCGGCCGTCGCCGTCGATAATTGATGAACGTTTTCATAGCAGGCCTCATTAAACCGCGCCCTGAATTCCCGTGAAGGTTATCGCGAGAATAACTAGAATAACAGGCTGTGAAATGCACTCGTGCCGTGAAATTTTACTAGTAATGGATTGTTTAATAGGGAACGGTTTAAGCGAACTGAGAGAAGTCCGACTTCCGTTGCGAGTGGAAGACGTATGAATAATGAATGACCAAGATGGACTGAAGTTAACAGAAGTGGTGTTGATATAACCGTGGCACGAGAGAGAATGATGAAAACGGAATATTCATAGGGTGTTTTCGAGTTGGCTCTTGCCTTTCACCGCACGGTGCAAGGCAGGGGCCAAACTGGGACTGACATGCGGCAGAGGCGACGGAGGCGGTGCGGCGGCGTGTCCCGAGTTACATAAGCGGCGCGCACATCGGGCATGCGCACTGCGGACCAACCCCCCGCTCACTACCCTCGACATAAATAGCTAAAAGACAAGGTTGCCACCCCGGGGCCCCGGCGACCGCATTTATAATCTCTATAAAGGTTAAACCGGAATATCTGATGGAAAATCGAAACTGGTTCCAACAAGAATAAAACGACGATCGTCTGCAAAAGGGATGATTAACCCACTTTTCAAACCTTGAAACTAGATGATTGACACGCTATGGAAGGGACTTTCGGGATCATGTGCAGCAAAACTTTTTAACGCAGAAATATCTTATAGAAAGTAGACTAGTGGAACTATTTGGGGAGTGTGGAGTGTGAACATTGCGACGGTCTCAAAACAACTGCTTTACACGGAGTTTAAATTACTAATGGACCGTTCAACTCTGACAACCGAGaagacaataataattattgcaatTTAACAGAGGAGCCAAATGAAAATGGCacaaaaaaccaaaacaaattaGATCCCATTCAGTCAATGAATAGTACACAAATGCCGTGTCATATGTCAGCCAGCCGGCGGAGATTCATTGCCACGGCCGCAAAACTGCTTTACACCGAAAATTTGTGGTTACTACTGTAGTAGATGTGACGCGTGAATGagacaattatttttaacattaatgaAACGCGGCGTTGCTGACGTGCCTCCGGATCCCCGTGACGCCGAGCGATCCTCGAACGGTGCCAAAACACTATTATTATCTAAACCCTACTTTCACGCGGCCTATCTGGAGATCTAGACGAGCATAAGGAACTATAACATGTTACGTGGGCGAGTCGACATTGAATTCCTTAGACTTCACGAAAACTTTATAgctattacatttattttataatgtttcttTAGCAGCGCCAGTTGATTGATTGAGACGCTTAAAGCTGTTTATCTTTACGTTAAAACCAAGCGAGAATCGTTCAGTATTTGTTATggcatttatttaagtaaagtaGCCTATTCAACAGACTCATTTTAGTGGCTAAGTTTTTTAAAGTGTGCATGTATATTTATGCCAAACACAATGTGAGTCTGGCTTCAAATTCAGCAGATGCACTAAATCttcatttatacaaaattattttgatgactTGTTACATGAGTTGAATAAAATactgatatttatttgtcaaaaatGTTCTGAGATAAGTATAGCTAATTACACGACATGTTTTGCTAACCTATGCACGCCTTGATAACCAATTGAcaaatcaataacaataaagtcataagtatgcttttgttttatttatagatcaTTGAACTTTGAGTTCAAAATGAAATGCTAATCGAGAAATATTTTGAAGAGTAAGTAGTAGAAC
The sequence above is a segment of the Helicoverpa armigera isolate CAAS_96S chromosome 20, ASM3070526v1, whole genome shotgun sequence genome. Coding sequences within it:
- the LOC110380431 gene encoding sodium/potassium-transporting ATPase subunit alpha isoform X9, which gives rise to MGETRRKPPAKKRKAGDLDDLKQELDIDFHKVTPEELYQRFQTHPENGLSHAKAKENLERDGPNALTPPKQTPEWVKFCKNLFGGFALLLWIGAILCFIAYGIQASTVEEPADDNLYLGIVLAAVVIVTGIFSYYQESKSSKIMESFKNMVPQFATVIREGEKLTLRAEDLVLGDIVEVKFGDRIPADIRIIEARGFKVDNSSLTGESEPQSRGSEFTHENPLETKNLAFFSTNAVEGTAKGVVICCGDNTVMGRIAGLASGLDTGETPIAKEIHHFIHLITGVAVFLGVTFFVIAFILGYHWLDAVIFLIGIIVANVPEGLLATVTVCLTLTAKRMASKNCLVKNLEAVETLGSTSTICSDKTGTLTQNRMTVAHMWFDNQIIEADTTEDQSGVQYDRTSPGFKALAKIATLCNRAEFKGGQDGVPILKKEVAGDASEAALLKCMELALGDVLSIRKRNKKACEIPFNSTNKYQVSIHESDDPSDPRHLLVMKGAPERILERCSTIFIGGKEKVLDEEMKEAFNNAYLELGGLGERVLGFCDLQLPSDKYPIGYKFNTDDPNFPLDNLRFVGLMSMIDPPRAAVPDAVAKCRSAGIKVIMVTGDHPITAKAIAKSVGIISEGNETVEDIAARLNIPVSEVNPREAKAAVVHGTELRELNSDQLDEILKYHTEIVFARTSPQQKLIIVEGCQRLGAIVAVTGDGVNDSPALKKADIGVAMGIAGSDVSKQAADMILLDDNFASIVTGVEEGRLIFDNLKKSIAYTLTSNIPEISPFLAFILCDIPLPLGTVTILCIDLGTDMVPAIALAYEAAEADIMKRPPRNPFCDKLVNERLISMAYGQIGMIQAAAGFFVYFVIMAENGFLPMHLFGIRKQWDSKAINDLTDSYGQEWTYRDRKALEFTCHTAFFVSIVVVQWADLIICKTRRNSIIHQGMRNWALNFGLIFETALAAFLSYTPGMDKGLRMYPLKFVWWLPAIPFMLSIFIYDEIRRFYLRRNPGGWLEQETYY
- the LOC110380431 gene encoding sodium/potassium-transporting ATPase subunit alpha isoform X6, coding for MGEHGRTDSYRVATIGPIKDDNRTADGQYKTRRKPPAKKRKAGDLDDLKQELDIDFHKVTPEELYQRFQTHPENGLSHAKAKENLERDGPNALTPPKQTPEWVKFCKNLFGGFALLLWIGAILCFIAYGIQASTVEEPADDNLYLGIVLAAVVIVTGIFSYYQESKSSKIMESFKNMVPQFATVIREGEKLTLRAEDLVLGDIVEVKFGDRIPADIRIIEARGFKVDNSSLTGESEPQSRGSEFTHENPLETKNLAFFSTNAVEGTAKGVVICCGDNTVMGRIAGLASGLDTGETPIAKEIHHFIHLITGVAVFLGVTFFVIAFILGYHWLDAVIFLIGIIVANVPEGLLATVTVCLTLTAKRMASKNCLVKNLEAVETLGSTSTICSDKTGTLTQNRMTVAHMWFDNQIIEADTTEDQSGVQYDRTSPGFKALAKIATLCNRAEFKGGQDGVPILKKEVAGDASEAALLKCMELALGDVLSIRKRNKKACEIPFNSTNKYQVSIHESDDPSDPRHLLVMKGAPERILERCSTIFIGGKEKVLDEEMKEAFNNAYLELGGLGERVLGFCDLQLPSDKYPIGYKFNTDDPNFPLDNLRFVGLMSMIDPPRAAVPDAVAKCRSAGIKVIMVTGDHPITAKAIAKSVGIISEGNETVEDIAARLNIPVSEVNPREAKAAVVHGTELRELNSDQLDEILKYHTEIVFARTSPQQKLIIVEGCQRLGAIVAVTGDGVNDSPALKKADIGVAMGIAGSDVSKQAADMILLDDNFASIVTGVEEGRLIFDNLKKSIAYTLTSNIPEISPFLAFILCDIPLPLGTVTILCIDLGTDMVPAIALAYEAAEADIMKRPPRNPFCDKLVNERLISMAYGQIGMIQAAAGFFVYFVIMAENGFLPMHLFGIRKQWDSKAINDLTDSYGQEWTYRDRKALEFTCHTAFFVSIVVVQWADLIICKTRRNSIIHQGMRNWALNFGLIFETALAAFLSYTPGMDKGLRMYPLKFVWWLPAIPFMLSIFIYDEIRRFYLRRNPGGWLEQETYY
- the LOC110380431 gene encoding sodium/potassium-transporting ATPase subunit alpha isoform X2 yields the protein MASKESLDHGRTDSYRVATIGPIKDDNRTADGQYKTRRKPPAKKRKAGDLDDLKQELDIDFHKVTPEELYQRFQTHPENGLSHAKAKENLERDGPNALTPPKQTPEWVKFCKNLFGGFALLLWIGAILCFIAYGIQASTVEEPADDNLYLGIVLAAVVIVTGIFSYYQESKSSKIMESFKNMVPQFATVIREGEKLTLRAEDLVLGDIVEVKFGDRIPADIRIIEARGFKVDNSSLTGESEPQSRGSEFTHENPLETKNLAFFSTNAVEGTAKGVVICCGDNTVMGRIAGLASGLDTGETPIAKEIHHFIHLITGVAVFLGVTFFVIAFILGYHWLDAVIFLIGIIVANVPEGLLATVTVCLTLTAKRMASKNCLVKNLEAVETLGSTSTICSDKTGTLTQNRMTVAHMWFDNQIIEADTTEDQSGVQYDRTSPGFKALAKIATLCNRAEFKGGQDGVPILKKEVAGDASEAALLKCMELALGDVLSIRKRNKKACEIPFNSTNKYQVSIHESDDPSDPRHLLVMKGAPERILERCSTIFIGGKEKVLDEEMKEAFNNAYLELGGLGERVLGFCDLQLPSDKYPIGYKFNTDDPNFPLDNLRFVGLMSMIDPPRAAVPDAVAKCRSAGIKVIMVTGDHPITAKAIAKSVGIISEGNETVEDIAARLNIPVSEVNPREAKAAVVHGTELRELNSDQLDEILKYHTEIVFARTSPQQKLIIVEGCQRLGAIVAVTGDGVNDSPALKKADIGVAMGIAGSDVSKQAADMILLDDNFASIVTGVEEGRLIFDNLKKSIAYTLTSNIPEISPFLAFILCDIPLPLGTVTILCIDLGTDMVPAISLAYEAPESDIMKRQPRDPYRDNLVNRRLISMAYGQIGMIQAAAGFFVYFVIMAENGFLPMHLFGIRKQWDSKAINDLTDSYGQEWTYRDRKALEFTCHTAFFVSIVVVQWADLIICKTRRNSIIHQGMRNWALNFGLIFETALAAFLSYTPGMDKGLRMYPLKFVWWLPAIPFMLSIFIYDEIRRFYLRRNPGGWLEQETYY
- the LOC110380431 gene encoding sodium/potassium-transporting ATPase subunit alpha isoform X8 — protein: MGETRRKPPAKKRKAGDLDDLKQELDIDFHKVTPEELYQRFQTHPENGLSHAKAKENLERDGPNALTPPKQTPEWVKFCKNLFGGFALLLWIGAILCFIAYGIQASTVEEPADDNLYLGIVLAAVVIVTGIFSYYQESKSSKIMESFKNMVPQFATVIREGEKLTLRAEDLVLGDIVEVKFGDRIPADIRIIEARGFKVDNSSLTGESEPQSRGSEFTHENPLETKNLAFFSTNAVEGTAKGVVICCGDNTVMGRIAGLASGLDTGETPIAKEIHHFIHLITGVAVFLGVTFFVIAFILGYHWLDAVIFLIGIIVANVPEGLLATVTVCLTLTAKRMASKNCLVKNLEAVETLGSTSTICSDKTGTLTQNRMTVAHMWFDNQIIEADTTEDQSGVQYDRTSPGFKALAKIATLCNRAEFKGGQDGVPILKKEVAGDASEAALLKCMELALGDVLSIRKRNKKACEIPFNSTNKYQVSIHESDDPSDPRHLLVMKGAPERILERCSTIFIGGKEKVLDEEMKEAFNNAYLELGGLGERVLGFCDLQLPSDKYPIGYKFNTDDPNFPLDNLRFVGLMSMIDPPRAAVPDAVAKCRSAGIKVIMVTGDHPITAKAIAKSVGIISEGNETVEDIAARLNIPVSEVNPREAKAAVVHGTELRELNSDQLDEILKYHTEIVFARTSPQQKLIIVEGCQRLGAIVAVTGDGVNDSPALKKADIGVAMGIAGSDVSKQAADMILLDDNFASIVTGVEEGRLIFDNLKKSIAYTLTSNIPEISPFLAFILCDIPLPLGTVTILCIDLGTDMVPAISLAYEAPESDIMKRQPRDPYRDNLVNRRLISMAYGQIGMIQAAAGFFVYFVIMAENGFLPMHLFGIRKQWDSKAINDLTDSYGQEWTYRDRKALEFTCHTAFFVSIVVVQWADLIICKTRRNSIIHQGMRNWALNFGLIFETALAAFLSYTPGMDKGLRMYPLKFVWWLPAIPFMLSIFIYDEIRRFYLRRNPGGWLEQETYY